A window from Rhizosphaericola mali encodes these proteins:
- a CDS encoding AraC family transcriptional regulator, whose product MDKQINTLHIEQFNELTHNQSFYVSTLTDHLNNHHHRIERPHKHDFNLVVLFTQGSGIHEVDFKSYNVQAGSLFYLYPGQVHAWRLSEDIKGYIFFHSGIFTSELERRGLDFFSYASSLNRAQPNVDMAEESNILIPYFEKLLLENSANKYGKNTYLLAIVTSMYIEIYRKSLHVIQENTADAKSYLNYFNQFNQLLEENFKKEKSPSLYAQNLHISPKHLNRILQSVIGKSTNDIILDRVILEAQRMLIYENRSKSEIANELGYDDYAYFSHIFKSRTQISPSEFVKNIGNRYN is encoded by the coding sequence ATGGATAAGCAAATAAATACACTGCATATTGAGCAATTTAACGAATTGACACATAATCAGAGCTTTTATGTAAGTACTTTAACTGATCATCTAAATAATCATCATCATAGAATAGAACGACCACATAAGCATGATTTTAATTTAGTTGTTCTTTTTACGCAGGGTTCAGGTATTCACGAAGTCGATTTTAAATCGTATAATGTACAAGCAGGAAGCTTGTTTTATTTATATCCTGGGCAAGTCCATGCTTGGAGATTGTCCGAAGATATTAAAGGGTATATTTTTTTTCATTCTGGAATATTTACTTCAGAGTTGGAAAGACGAGGTTTAGATTTTTTTTCTTATGCATCCTCTTTAAATCGTGCTCAGCCAAATGTGGATATGGCAGAAGAATCCAATATACTTATCCCATATTTTGAAAAGCTTTTGCTTGAAAATAGTGCTAATAAATATGGAAAAAATACTTATTTACTTGCAATTGTGACCTCAATGTATATTGAAATATACAGAAAATCGTTACATGTTATTCAGGAGAATACTGCTGATGCAAAATCTTATCTCAATTATTTTAATCAATTTAATCAACTATTGGAAGAAAATTTTAAGAAAGAAAAAAGTCCATCTTTATATGCACAGAATTTGCATATTTCACCCAAACATCTAAATAGAATTTTACAATCTGTTATTGGAAAATCCACTAATGATATAATTTTGGATCGTGTGATTTTGGAAGCGCAGCGAATGTTGATCTATGAAAATAGGTCAAAATCTGAAATTGCAAATGAATTGGGTTACGATGATTATGCATATTTTTCACATATATTCAAATCACGTACTCAAATCTCACCAAGTGAATTTGTAAAAAATATTGGGAATCGTTATAATTAA
- the era gene encoding GTPase Era: MKSGFVNIFGKPNAGKSTLLNALLGEKLAIVSSKVQTTRNRIKGFLTETDKYQIIFSDTPGIIEPKYKLHEKMMASVKNALEDADIALLIVDVKDNLQENNELFQSLRLKVPCIVVINKIDKVSAEQVLAANNFFLKQEYCHSVIDISALENDNLKELVRKIVELLPNGAPFYSEDDLTDLPTKFFVGEMIREKIYELFGDEIPYHTAIIVNEFKEKDTLTKIQADIIVQRETQKGILLGGKGAMIKKMGTLARVDIEKFLDRKVFLQLYIKVRPKWRDNEFQLKEYGYK; this comes from the coding sequence ATGAAATCAGGCTTTGTAAACATTTTTGGGAAACCCAACGCTGGTAAAAGTACTTTGCTCAACGCTTTGTTGGGGGAGAAATTGGCGATTGTTTCTTCCAAAGTACAAACGACTAGAAATCGTATCAAAGGTTTCTTAACGGAAACGGATAAATACCAAATTATTTTTTCTGATACGCCGGGAATTATTGAACCCAAATACAAGTTGCACGAAAAAATGATGGCATCTGTGAAAAATGCATTGGAAGATGCAGATATTGCGTTGCTCATCGTAGATGTAAAAGATAATCTACAGGAAAATAATGAATTATTTCAATCCTTGAGATTAAAAGTGCCTTGTATCGTCGTCATTAATAAGATCGACAAAGTCTCTGCCGAGCAAGTCCTTGCTGCGAATAATTTTTTCCTAAAACAAGAGTATTGCCATTCTGTAATTGATATTTCCGCATTGGAAAATGACAATTTGAAAGAATTGGTTAGAAAAATTGTGGAATTATTGCCCAACGGTGCACCTTTTTATTCTGAAGACGATTTAACCGATCTGCCTACAAAGTTTTTTGTGGGAGAAATGATTAGAGAAAAAATTTATGAATTATTCGGAGACGAGATTCCTTATCATACAGCAATCATCGTTAACGAATTTAAAGAAAAAGATACACTTACAAAAATACAAGCGGACATCATCGTACAACGTGAAACTCAAAAAGGAATTCTGTTGGGTGGTAAAGGTGCTATGATCAAAAAAATGGGAACGCTCGCTCGCGTGGATATTGAAAAATTCCTCGACCGAAAAGTATTTTTGCAATTATATATTAAGGTTCGTCCAAAATGGAGGGACAATGAATTTCAATTAAAAGAATATGGCTATAAGTAG
- the fsa gene encoding fructose-6-phosphate aldolase, translating into MKFFIDTADLAQIKEANDLGILDGVTTNPSLMAKVGISGKEAVLNHYKTICEIVENGDISAEVVSTTFEDIIKEGKELAAIHPNIVVKVPMIKDGVKAIKYFTDNGIRTNCTLIFSAGQAILAAKAGATYISPFLGRVDDTGWDGVDLIAQIANIYAIQGYKSQILAASIRNSLHIIKCAEAGANVITSPLEPILGLLKHPLTESGLAKFLEDAKKFA; encoded by the coding sequence ATGAAATTTTTTATTGACACTGCTGACTTAGCACAGATTAAAGAAGCAAACGATTTAGGTATTTTAGATGGTGTAACTACCAATCCTTCCTTGATGGCCAAAGTTGGTATCAGTGGTAAAGAAGCGGTATTGAATCACTACAAAACAATTTGCGAAATCGTTGAAAATGGTGACATCAGCGCAGAAGTAGTATCTACAACATTCGAAGATATCATTAAAGAAGGTAAAGAATTAGCAGCAATTCACCCAAATATCGTGGTTAAAGTACCAATGATCAAAGACGGTGTTAAAGCAATCAAATATTTTACAGATAACGGTATCCGTACCAATTGTACTTTGATTTTCTCTGCTGGTCAAGCTATCTTGGCTGCAAAAGCAGGAGCTACTTATATCTCTCCATTCTTAGGTCGTGTTGACGATACAGGTTGGGATGGTGTTGATTTGATCGCTCAAATTGCAAATATCTATGCAATCCAAGGTTACAAATCTCAAATCCTTGCTGCATCTATCAGAAACTCTCTTCACATCATCAAATGTGCTGAAGCTGGCGCAAATGTTATCACATCTCCATTAGAACCAATTTTGGGATTGTTGAAACATCCATTAACTGAAAGTGGATTGGCTAAATTCTTAGAAGATGCGAAAAAATTCGCATAA
- a CDS encoding POTRA domain-containing protein, producing MSKISNAQEKIVPTYKILYHLVDSSSVSYSLNTDFDNGKKADDYIKTIPQLLTEQGFLAASIDSSVNGRDTSELWLFLGPKYTWKDIVINDADLRLLNELDLGDVLHAKKNITYGIIQQMESKVLDYYSNRGYPFASIMLDSVQLENDSITAQLKIAKNGYYTIDSINISGTAKISQNFIHRYLNMGKKEPYNLSKLKTISTQMQNLTYVSQERPWDITMANTGGMVNLYLAPKKVNQIDAIIGFLPANQEETGSNKMLVTGQVNLNLQNAFAAGESLQFNWQQLQARSPRLNFAFTRPYLFNSPYGLDLAFELYKKDSLFLNVYAKTGIQYAISNNQTGSVFMQFNSTRAISVDTATIISTKELPDVMDVSSVNVGVQYSFINTNYRLNPRRGNEFNVMVLAGSRKISKNETILQISDPTFDYASLYDTVKLNSYQVKFVLAENHYFPIGRQATFKLGLHSGIFQTPSAYQNELFQIGGYKLLRGFDEESIYTNRYGVLTSEYRYLFGQNAYFFGFTDFGYAGYHVKTTKYDHTYLGVGGGMAFQTKAGILNISYAVGKRDDTKMNLQQAKIHIGFVSVF from the coding sequence GTGAGTAAGATTTCTAATGCTCAGGAAAAAATAGTGCCTACATATAAAATATTGTACCATCTTGTGGACTCTTCTTCTGTAAGTTATTCTTTGAATACGGATTTTGATAATGGGAAAAAGGCGGATGATTATATAAAAACGATTCCTCAATTATTGACCGAACAAGGTTTTCTTGCTGCGTCAATTGATAGTTCAGTGAATGGGCGAGATACTTCCGAGTTGTGGTTGTTTCTCGGTCCCAAATATACTTGGAAGGATATCGTTATTAATGATGCAGATTTGCGATTATTAAATGAGTTGGATCTTGGAGATGTGCTGCACGCCAAAAAAAATATCACTTATGGTATCATTCAACAAATGGAATCTAAAGTTTTGGATTATTATAGCAATCGAGGTTATCCATTTGCAAGTATCATGTTAGATAGCGTTCAGTTGGAAAATGATTCAATTACTGCGCAGTTGAAAATTGCCAAAAATGGCTATTATACCATAGATAGTATTAATATCTCAGGAACTGCCAAAATCAGTCAAAATTTTATTCATCGTTATTTGAATATGGGTAAAAAGGAACCTTATAATTTGTCCAAATTAAAAACGATCAGCACACAAATGCAAAATTTGACCTACGTATCGCAAGAGCGACCTTGGGATATTACTATGGCAAATACTGGTGGGATGGTCAATCTTTATTTAGCGCCTAAAAAAGTCAATCAAATTGATGCGATTATCGGTTTTCTTCCTGCAAATCAAGAAGAAACAGGCTCCAATAAAATGCTCGTCACGGGGCAGGTTAATTTAAATTTGCAAAATGCATTTGCTGCAGGGGAGAGTTTGCAATTTAATTGGCAGCAATTACAAGCTAGATCACCGAGATTAAATTTTGCCTTCACGCGGCCTTATTTATTTAACAGTCCGTACGGTTTGGATTTAGCATTTGAATTATATAAAAAGGATTCTTTGTTTTTAAATGTATATGCTAAAACCGGTATTCAATATGCGATATCTAATAATCAAACGGGATCGGTATTTATGCAATTTAATTCGACGAGAGCGATTTCAGTAGATACGGCAACCATTATAAGTACAAAAGAATTGCCGGACGTGATGGACGTTAGTTCGGTTAATGTAGGCGTACAATATAGTTTTATTAATACCAATTATCGTCTTAATCCACGTCGAGGTAATGAATTTAACGTAATGGTTTTGGCTGGTAGTCGCAAGATTAGTAAAAATGAAACCATTTTACAGATTTCTGATCCGACTTTTGATTATGCATCTTTATATGATACAGTGAAATTAAATAGTTATCAGGTAAAATTTGTGCTTGCAGAAAATCACTATTTCCCCATTGGACGACAAGCAACATTTAAATTGGGTTTGCATTCTGGGATATTTCAGACACCTTCCGCCTATCAAAATGAATTATTTCAAATAGGTGGTTATAAATTATTGCGAGGTTTTGATGAAGAAAGTATTTATACTAATCGATATGGAGTCTTGACAAGTGAGTATCGTTATTTATTTGGACAAAATGCCTATTTCTTTGGATTTACAGATTTTGGATATGCGGGGTATCATGTAAAAACTACCAAATATGATCATACTTATTTAGGTGTTGGTGGAGGTATGGCATTTCAAACCAAAGCTGGTATTTTGAATATCAGTTACGCCGTAGGCAAAAGAGACGATACTAAAATGAATTTGCAACAAGCGAAAATTCACATTGGATTTGTATCTGTTTTTTAA
- the hxpB gene encoding hexitol phosphatase HxpB gives MLNTVIFDMDGLLIDSEPLWKEAAQETFEIYKFKLSDAQYLTTTGLRTKEFVHTWFSYAKIDANLMDEAVDTILNKVSQKIAQKGKIMPGVPYIFEFFKNQGFKIGLASSSPMKLIEQVTEAIGIKQYIQQATSAENLLNGKPHPQVYINCALALNSLPTECIAFEDSFNGMIAALSARMTTVVVPEYAHYKQEKWAAANLKISSLLNFNKLHLDLLQQK, from the coding sequence ATGCTAAACACGGTTATATTTGATATGGATGGTTTACTTATCGACAGTGAACCATTATGGAAAGAAGCGGCTCAGGAAACTTTTGAAATATATAAATTCAAATTATCTGATGCTCAATATCTTACAACAACAGGGCTTCGTACTAAGGAATTTGTGCACACATGGTTCTCTTATGCAAAAATAGATGCCAATTTGATGGATGAAGCAGTAGATACAATATTGAATAAAGTTTCTCAAAAAATTGCACAAAAAGGTAAAATTATGCCTGGCGTGCCATATATATTTGAATTCTTTAAAAATCAAGGTTTCAAAATCGGTCTTGCATCTTCCTCTCCTATGAAATTAATAGAGCAAGTCACAGAAGCTATTGGCATCAAACAATATATACAACAGGCAACCTCTGCAGAAAATCTGTTGAATGGTAAGCCACATCCACAAGTATATATTAATTGTGCATTAGCCTTGAACAGCTTACCTACAGAATGTATTGCTTTTGAAGATTCATTTAACGGTATGATAGCAGCCTTATCTGCTAGAATGACAACGGTCGTCGTACCAGAATATGCACATTACAAACAAGAAAAGTGGGCAGCAGCTAATCTAAAAATTTCTTCTTTGCTCAATTTCAACAAGTTGCATTTAGATCTTTTGCAACAAAAATAA
- a CDS encoding pyruvate dehydrogenase complex E1 component subunit beta encodes MRQIALREALREALNEEMRRDERVFLMGEEVAQYNGAYKVSQGMLAEFGPKRILDTPITELGFAAVGVGAAQNGLRPVVEFMTWNFATLALDQILNTASKMLAMSGGQIHCPIVFRGPNGSAGQLGAQHSTAFESMYANIPGLKVVSVTDPYYAKGLLKQAIRYEEDPVVFMESEVAYGDKGEVPEEEYYIELGKAAVIKPGTDVTIVSFNKIMKEVKIAAAELEKEGINVEIIDLLTIRPLDWKTVLESVKKTNRLVIVEEQWPFASVSTELAYQIQKEGFDYLDAPIRKLNSLDAPMHYAPNLVEAYNPNAKKIIQTVKEVMYNKK; translated from the coding sequence ATGCGACAAATTGCTTTACGTGAAGCTTTAAGAGAAGCCCTTAATGAAGAGATGAGAAGAGACGAGAGAGTGTTTTTGATGGGTGAAGAAGTTGCACAATATAATGGAGCTTATAAAGTGAGCCAAGGAATGTTGGCTGAGTTTGGTCCAAAAAGAATTTTGGATACACCGATTACCGAGTTAGGCTTTGCGGCTGTAGGTGTAGGTGCTGCTCAAAATGGTTTGAGACCAGTAGTTGAGTTTATGACTTGGAACTTTGCCACATTGGCATTGGATCAAATTTTGAATACCGCATCTAAAATGTTGGCGATGAGTGGTGGACAGATACATTGTCCAATAGTATTTAGAGGACCAAACGGAAGTGCTGGTCAGCTAGGTGCACAACATTCTACTGCATTTGAAAGTATGTATGCTAATATCCCTGGATTGAAAGTGGTATCTGTAACTGATCCATATTATGCGAAAGGTCTTTTGAAACAAGCGATTCGTTATGAAGAAGATCCTGTTGTATTCATGGAAAGTGAAGTTGCTTATGGAGATAAAGGGGAAGTACCTGAAGAAGAATATTACATTGAATTAGGTAAAGCAGCCGTTATCAAACCAGGTACTGATGTAACAATTGTTTCTTTCAACAAAATCATGAAAGAAGTGAAAATTGCAGCTGCTGAATTGGAAAAAGAAGGTATTAATGTTGAAATCATCGATTTATTAACTATCCGTCCATTGGATTGGAAAACAGTTCTTGAAAGCGTAAAGAAAACAAATAGACTGGTAATTGTTGAAGAACAATGGCCTTTTGCATCTGTAAGTACAGAATTGGCTTACCAAATCCAAAAAGAAGGTTTTGATTATTTGGATGCTCCTATCAGAAAATTAAATAGTTTGGATGCTCCTATGCACTACGCCCCTAATTTAGTAGAAGCATATAATCCAAATGCGAAAAAGATTATTCAAACAGTTAAAGAAGTAATGTACAACAAAAAATAG